A single Arcobacter sp. FWKO B DNA region contains:
- a CDS encoding SPASM domain-containing protein, giving the protein MNNKEEVLNNFNKWFINFDYKTHKARMINDYYLEPICENAQIHVTRKCNFTCVQCTRQELYGDSNQAPNMDFELFKTILNKLPKSVKNIDMTSFGEAGMHPNYEEMLQLIKASGRTLSAFCNGSMFKLSHLKYFDTLIFSLDGVNKELLERIRKGVNGNNLLQKIIDTVQLRNKEKYNTNIQINFIMGHENASDITNVFEFCEVAGIDELRLTPYLNLYSPLDEGWHDMNKELVKSNDFVDWKWTIDSYCNKNYNFKLTAWYPRDNYKGICLYGAWRVVIDVDGSLRDCCFYYNNNPRVFGNLKEQSFEEIFYGEEMSKFREAHMNDLPLDNCDGCNLGKGIR; this is encoded by the coding sequence ATGAATAATAAAGAAGAAGTGTTAAATAATTTTAATAAATGGTTTATTAATTTTGATTATAAAACGCATAAGGCAAGGATGATTAACGATTATTACTTGGAACCTATTTGTGAGAATGCACAAATACATGTTACAAGAAAATGTAACTTTACTTGTGTTCAATGTACTAGACAGGAATTGTATGGTGATAGCAATCAAGCTCCTAATATGGATTTTGAACTTTTTAAAACTATATTGAATAAATTACCCAAAAGTGTAAAAAATATTGATATGACTAGTTTTGGAGAAGCAGGAATGCATCCAAATTATGAAGAAATGTTACAGTTAATAAAAGCAAGTGGAAGAACACTATCTGCATTTTGTAATGGTTCAATGTTTAAATTATCACATTTGAAATATTTTGATACACTTATTTTCTCTCTTGATGGTGTCAATAAAGAGTTATTGGAAAGAATTAGAAAGGGTGTTAATGGTAATAATTTATTACAAAAAATTATTGATACGGTGCAATTGAGGAATAAAGAAAAATATAATACAAATATACAAATTAATTTTATTATGGGGCATGAAAATGCTAGTGATATAACAAATGTTTTTGAATTTTGTGAAGTTGCGGGGATTGATGAATTGAGACTTACCCCATATTTGAATTTGTATAGTCCCCTTGATGAAGGATGGCATGATATGAATAAAGAGTTAGTTAAAAGTAATGATTTTGTAGATTGGAAGTGGACTATAGATAGTTATTGCAACAAAAACTACAACTTTAAACTAACAGCTTGGTATCCAAGGGATAATTATAAAGGTATTTGTTTGTATGGAGCATGGAGAGTTGTTATAGATGTTGATGGGAGTTTAAGAGACTGTTGCTTTTATTATAATAACAATCCAAGAGTTTTTGGTAATCTAAAGGAACAATCTTTTGAAGAAATATTTTACGGTGAAGAGATGAGTAAATTTAGAGAAGCACATATGAATGATTTGCCATTAGATAATTGTGATGGTTGTAATCTTGGCAAAGGGATCAGATAG
- a CDS encoding nucleotidyltransferase family protein codes for MKALLLSAGLGTRLRPITNFVPKCLVPINGKPLLEYWFESLSQIGVDEFLVNTHYLHKQVQAYLEQSQFKDKVKLTYEPELLLTGGTLLANKDFFNDNKPFMVIHADNLCFCDFEAFLNAHKDRPDNCIMTMMTFYTDNPKKCGIVEINENKVVTSFYEKVDNPPSNLANGAVYIFEPEIFDVLSQFKSDKIDFSIEVMPLLIGRINTFLNDIYLKDIGDIPSYALAQIEVLDFVDSIKKKV; via the coding sequence ATGAAAGCCCTTTTATTATCTGCTGGCTTAGGAACTAGATTAAGACCTATAACAAATTTTGTTCCAAAATGTTTGGTACCTATTAATGGGAAACCATTACTTGAGTATTGGTTTGAGAGCTTAAGTCAAATAGGAGTTGATGAGTTTTTAGTCAATACGCATTATTTACATAAGCAAGTTCAAGCGTATTTAGAACAATCACAATTTAAAGATAAAGTAAAGCTTACATATGAACCAGAATTGCTACTAACTGGTGGCACACTTTTAGCAAATAAAGATTTTTTTAATGATAACAAACCTTTTATGGTGATACATGCTGATAATTTATGTTTTTGTGATTTTGAAGCATTTTTAAATGCACATAAAGATAGACCTGATAATTGTATTATGACAATGATGACATTTTACACAGACAATCCAAAAAAATGTGGTATTGTTGAAATAAATGAGAATAAAGTGGTTACTTCGTTTTATGAAAAAGTTGATAACCCACCATCAAATCTTGCAAATGGTGCTGTATATATATTTGAGCCTGAAATATTTGATGTTTTATCTCAGTTTAAAAGTGATAAAATAGACTTTTCAATAGAAGTAATGCCTTTACTTATAGGCAGAATAAATACTTTTTTAAATGATATATATTTAAAAGACATTGGTGATATACCTAGTTATGCTTTAGCACAAATAGAGGTATTGGATTTTGTTGATAGTATAAAAAAGAAAGTTTAA
- a CDS encoding zinc-binding dehydrogenase yields the protein MKAAILEKTNLPLVIKNIQYMPLEYGQVLIKLHYSGVCHSQLMEARGNRGEDKFLPHLLGHEGTGEVIDIGDGVTKVKKGDKVILGWIKSSGIEANPPKYLSENQIINAGRVTTFNEMAVVSENRLTLLPEGIPFDIGVLFGCAIPTGAGIVINELQPKENAKIAVFGLGGIGLVSLMATNLYNPKMLIAVDVEDTKLELAKKFGATHTINPKKIDNVVQKIKELTEGGCDYCIEASGLANVIEQSFESLNNNGLTIFASHPKHGDKISLDPFDLICGKQIRGSWGGSSNPDMDIPHFAKLYLDGKLPLELLLSKIYSLDDINEALNDLENRKINRALIKM from the coding sequence ATGAAAGCAGCAATTTTAGAAAAAACAAATCTACCTCTAGTAATAAAGAATATTCAGTATATGCCTTTGGAATATGGACAAGTATTGATTAAATTACACTATAGTGGAGTGTGTCACTCTCAGCTAATGGAAGCAAGAGGAAATAGAGGTGAAGATAAATTTTTACCCCATTTACTTGGTCATGAGGGAACAGGTGAAGTTATTGATATTGGTGATGGTGTAACTAAAGTTAAAAAAGGGGATAAGGTAATATTAGGATGGATTAAAAGCAGTGGGATAGAAGCAAATCCTCCTAAATATTTGAGTGAGAATCAGATTATTAATGCAGGAAGAGTTACTACTTTTAATGAAATGGCAGTTGTATCTGAAAATAGATTGACACTTTTGCCTGAAGGGATACCTTTTGATATAGGAGTTTTATTTGGGTGTGCAATTCCCACAGGTGCTGGTATTGTAATCAACGAATTGCAACCAAAAGAAAATGCTAAAATAGCTGTATTTGGGCTTGGAGGTATAGGGCTTGTTTCACTAATGGCAACAAATTTATACAATCCTAAAATGTTGATTGCTGTAGATGTTGAAGATACTAAGCTTGAGCTTGCAAAAAAGTTTGGAGCTACACATACAATTAATCCAAAAAAGATAGATAATGTTGTCCAAAAAATTAAAGAGTTAACAGAAGGTGGATGTGACTATTGTATTGAAGCTTCAGGATTGGCAAATGTTATTGAACAGTCATTTGAATCATTAAATAATAATGGACTAACAATATTTGCATCACATCCAAAGCATGGTGATAAAATTTCATTAGATCCATTTGACTTAATTTGTGGCAAACAAATTAGAGGTTCTTGGGGTGGATCTTCAAATCCTGATATGGATATACCACATTTTGCAAAGTTATATTTAGATGGTAAATTACCCCTTGAATTGTTGCTTTCAAAAATATATTCACTAGATGATATCAATGAAGCTCTTAATGATTTAGAAAATAGAAAAATAAATAGAGCTTTAATAAAGATGTAA
- a CDS encoding radical SAM/SPASM domain-containing protein, producing the protein MLDKYAIDSHKLIYHPSRVAKWYESKGKWEGLKELYPIYVEITPIGSCNHRCTFCSVDYIGYKSIKQNEEVLTTRIKEMAKLGVKSIMFAGEGEPTLYKPLPNILDVCSEVGIDTSLTTNAVAMNETTLENYTRNCKWIKVSINAGTKETYAKIHNTKEEDFDKVISNLKLAVKIRKEKNYTCTIGAQLLLLPENKDTVVNLARILADSGIDYLVIKPYTQSLYGTSRIYEGLTYQNMMDLEVELKQYETSEFNIIFRSNTMKKLEETKQPYDKCYATPNFWAYIMADGSVYSCSAFLGNEDFKLGNINDNSFQNIWEGDKRRKNLNFISNDLDITMCRKNCRMDEVNRYLWNLKNPSPHVNFI; encoded by the coding sequence ATGTTAGATAAGTATGCAATAGACAGTCATAAATTAATTTATCATCCGTCAAGGGTTGCAAAATGGTATGAATCAAAAGGTAAATGGGAAGGTTTAAAAGAACTATATCCCATATATGTTGAAATAACACCTATAGGTTCTTGTAATCATAGATGTACTTTTTGTTCTGTAGATTATATCGGATATAAAAGTATTAAGCAAAATGAGGAAGTACTTACTACAAGAATTAAAGAAATGGCTAAGCTTGGGGTAAAAAGTATAATGTTTGCAGGTGAAGGTGAACCAACATTATATAAGCCATTACCAAATATATTGGATGTTTGTAGTGAAGTTGGAATAGATACATCTCTTACGACTAATGCAGTTGCTATGAATGAAACAACACTCGAGAATTATACAAGAAATTGTAAATGGATAAAAGTTAGTATAAATGCTGGGACAAAAGAGACATATGCAAAAATACATAATACTAAAGAAGAAGATTTTGATAAAGTTATTTCAAATTTAAAGCTTGCTGTTAAGATACGAAAAGAGAAAAATTACACTTGTACAATAGGAGCACAGCTTTTATTACTACCTGAAAACAAAGATACAGTTGTAAATTTAGCAAGGATTTTAGCTGATAGTGGGATAGATTATTTAGTCATTAAACCATATACACAAAGTTTATATGGTACTTCAAGAATATATGAAGGTTTAACATATCAAAATATGATGGATTTGGAAGTAGAGCTTAAACAGTATGAAACTTCAGAATTTAATATTATATTTAGAAGTAACACAATGAAGAAACTTGAAGAAACTAAACAGCCATATGATAAGTGCTATGCAACTCCAAATTTTTGGGCTTATATTATGGCTGATGGTTCGGTTTATAGTTGTAGTGCTTTTTTGGGAAATGAAGATTTTAAACTTGGTAATATTAATGACAATTCATTTCAAAATATATGGGAAGGTGATAAAAGAAGAAAAAATCTAAACTTTATTAGTAATGATTTAGATATAACTATGTGTAGAAAGAATTGTAGGATGGATGAGGTTAATAGGTATCTTTGGAACTTAAAAAATCCTAGTCCACATGTTAATTTTATATAG
- a CDS encoding transketolase translates to MSDLVSKQDVMKELFKYFEADEKMVLLAGDMGFAVLDDFFKIPNRAYNIGINEQATVSFVAGMCMCGLKPIIYSQIPFITMRAFEQLRYDVNEHNLNVKIIGVGANDYFAQLGRSHCMGEDDIKLISILENILILSPTKENVSKAVREMIEHNGPVYMRSL, encoded by the coding sequence ATGAGTGATTTAGTCTCTAAGCAAGATGTTATGAAAGAGCTTTTTAAATATTTTGAGGCTGATGAGAAAATGGTTCTTTTAGCTGGTGATATGGGTTTTGCAGTGCTTGATGATTTTTTTAAAATTCCAAATAGAGCATATAATATAGGGATTAATGAACAAGCAACTGTAAGCTTTGTTGCTGGAATGTGTATGTGTGGATTAAAACCTATTATCTATTCACAAATTCCATTTATTACTATGAGAGCTTTTGAACAATTAAGATATGATGTAAATGAACATAATTTAAATGTAAAAATTATAGGTGTTGGTGCTAATGACTATTTTGCACAACTCGGAAGAAGTCATTGTATGGGAGAAGATGATATAAAATTGATTTCAATACTTGAAAATATTTTGATACTTTCTCCAACTAAAGAGAATGTTAGTAAAGCAGTAAGAGAGATGATTGAACACAATGGGCCAGTTTACATGAGGTCTTTGTGA
- a CDS encoding PfkB family carbohydrate kinase: protein MLEQIKQIKESIDKTKTVAFVAGNFNILHTGHQRLLKFAKENADILVVGVNEKDDLTDLIDKELRLEGILNSVFVDYALIVDDYLECILLLRPDIVVKGKEHENEENLEEELLKSYGGKLLFSSGTIGFSSFELLKKEFMNIDLNTIQTPVEYFNRHNIYKKNLKDIIDNFQNLNIAVFGDTIVDEYIICDPVGMSQEDPTIVVTPLSNQLFLGGASIVAAHARGLGANVDYYSVIGEDSTTNYVKDMLDNYKVNSFLYKDKTRPTTLKQRFRASDKTLLRVNHLKSHSIAKEFQQKILEKFRELKSKYDLVIFSDFSYGSLPKTLVDNITRICNENNIFISADSQSSSQNGDICRFINANLLTPTEREARLGINDFESGLVVLSDKIQKKLNCQYLITTLGKEGILIFAGRNQKGDILIDKLSALNISPKDVAGAGDSFLTATSLSLALGNNIWESAYIGSLCAAIQVGRLGNVPIQKDEVLKELQI from the coding sequence ATGTTAGAACAAATAAAACAAATAAAAGAATCTATAGATAAGACAAAAACAGTAGCTTTTGTAGCAGGTAATTTTAATATATTACATACAGGACATCAAAGACTATTAAAATTTGCTAAAGAAAATGCAGATATTTTGGTTGTTGGAGTTAATGAAAAAGATGATTTAACAGATTTAATAGATAAAGAGCTTAGATTAGAAGGGATACTAAATTCAGTTTTTGTAGATTATGCATTAATTGTAGATGATTATTTAGAGTGTATTTTATTATTAAGACCTGATATAGTAGTAAAAGGGAAAGAACATGAAAATGAAGAAAACCTTGAAGAAGAGTTGTTAAAGAGTTATGGTGGTAAATTATTATTTAGTTCTGGTACTATAGGGTTTTCATCTTTTGAATTATTAAAAAAAGAGTTTATGAATATTGACCTAAATACTATCCAAACACCAGTAGAGTATTTTAATAGGCATAATATATATAAAAAAAATCTCAAAGACATTATTGATAACTTTCAGAATCTAAATATCGCAGTATTTGGTGATACAATAGTTGATGAGTATATTATATGTGATCCTGTTGGTATGAGTCAAGAAGATCCCACTATTGTTGTTACTCCGTTGTCAAATCAACTCTTTTTAGGAGGTGCTTCTATTGTGGCTGCTCATGCTAGGGGTCTTGGCGCAAATGTTGATTATTATTCAGTCATTGGTGAGGATAGTACAACTAACTATGTTAAAGATATGTTAGATAATTATAAAGTTAATTCATTTTTATATAAAGATAAAACAAGACCAACCACATTAAAACAGCGTTTTAGGGCATCTGATAAAACACTTCTTAGAGTGAATCATCTTAAATCACATTCTATTGCTAAAGAGTTTCAACAAAAAATATTAGAGAAGTTTAGGGAATTAAAGTCAAAATATGATTTGGTTATATTTTCTGATTTTAGTTATGGTAGTTTACCAAAAACATTAGTTGACAATATAACAAGAATTTGTAATGAAAATAATATATTTATTTCAGCTGATAGTCAATCTTCATCACAAAATGGTGACATTTGTAGATTTATTAACGCAAATCTCCTTACACCTACTGAAAGAGAAGCACGCCTTGGTATTAATGACTTTGAATCAGGGTTAGTTGTTCTTTCAGATAAAATACAAAAAAAATTAAATTGTCAATATTTGATTACTACTTTAGGTAAGGAAGGAATATTAATTTTTGCTGGGAGAAATCAAAAAGGAGATATATTAATTGATAAACTATCAGCATTAAATATATCACCAAAAGATGTAGCAGGTGCAGGTGATTCTTTCTTGACAGCAACATCTTTATCTTTAGCATTGGGTAATAATATTTGGGAAAGTGCTTATATAGGTTCATTATGTGCTGCTATTCAAGTTGGAAGATTGGGAAATGTTCCTATACAAAAAGATGAAGTATTAAAAGAGTTGCAAATATGA
- a CDS encoding transketolase has translation MDSNIIRKKTIELSCKSGAGHLAPSLSTVEILTVLFDKYLSYDKTNPFLESRDRFILSKGHGAYAYYVILNELGILPSEELENFYTDKASIKGCLTKNEAYMIEASTGSLGHGLPIAVGMAQAFKIQNMPNKVVCMVGDGEMQEGSNFEALMMAYRFKLDNLMVIIDANDLQAMGRVENIALDNNRLSSVLSSFLDDGFYDINGHDEQSISKCFDDFYNNKHKNFSVMFARTVKGKGIDILEHSEKHHFRCPTQDGYILELENE, from the coding sequence ATGGATTCAAATATTATAAGAAAGAAAACTATTGAGTTGTCATGTAAAAGTGGTGCAGGGCATTTGGCACCTTCACTTTCTACTGTTGAAATTTTAACAGTATTATTTGATAAATATTTAAGCTATGATAAAACAAACCCCTTTTTAGAAAGTAGAGATAGATTTATTTTATCTAAAGGGCATGGAGCATATGCATACTATGTAATATTGAATGAATTAGGGATATTACCCAGTGAAGAACTGGAAAACTTTTATACCGATAAGGCGTCAATCAAAGGGTGTTTAACAAAGAATGAAGCTTACATGATAGAGGCTTCAACTGGTTCATTGGGACATGGACTACCAATAGCAGTAGGCATGGCACAGGCATTTAAAATACAAAATATGCCAAATAAGGTTGTGTGTATGGTAGGTGATGGTGAAATGCAAGAGGGAAGTAATTTTGAAGCACTTATGATGGCATATAGATTTAAGCTTGATAATTTGATGGTAATTATAGATGCTAATGATTTGCAGGCAATGGGTAGGGTTGAAAATATAGCACTTGACAACAATAGACTTTCAAGTGTTTTAAGTAGTTTTTTAGATGATGGCTTCTATGATATAAATGGTCACGATGAGCAGAGTATTTCAAAGTGTTTTGATGATTTTTATAATAACAAGCATAAGAATTTTTCAGTGATGTTTGCAAGAACAGTTAAGGGTAAAGGGATAGATATACTTGAACACTCTGAAAAACACCATTTTAGATGTCCTACTCAAGATGGATATATATTGGAGTTAGAAAATGAGTGA
- a CDS encoding class I SAM-dependent methyltransferase, with amino-acid sequence MGTEIDLMCNYPKTKRDLTKRLEEKTQQDRELARKFGKEFFDGDRSHGYGGFSYNPRFWEPVIPTFKEFYNLNENSKILDIGCAKGFMLYDFQRLIPGINVKGIDISKYAIENAKDEVKEHLQVADARSLPFEDNSFDLVISITTLHNLNKEDMKIALKEIMRVTKKDAFITLDAYRDDEEKRRMEAWNLTALTMMHTDEWKEFFKEAGYSGDYYWFIP; translated from the coding sequence ATGGGAACTGAAATTGACTTAATGTGCAATTATCCAAAAACAAAAAGAGATTTAACAAAAAGACTTGAGGAAAAAACACAACAAGATAGAGAGTTGGCTAGGAAATTTGGTAAAGAGTTTTTTGATGGAGATAGAAGCCATGGTTATGGTGGTTTTAGCTACAATCCAAGATTTTGGGAGCCAGTAATACCAACATTCAAAGAGTTCTATAATCTAAATGAAAATAGTAAGATTTTAGACATAGGGTGTGCAAAAGGATTTATGCTTTATGATTTTCAAAGACTTATTCCAGGAATTAATGTAAAAGGAATTGATATTTCAAAGTATGCTATAGAAAATGCAAAAGATGAAGTTAAAGAGCATTTACAAGTAGCAGATGCAAGAAGTTTACCTTTTGAAGATAATAGTTTTGATTTGGTAATTTCAATTACAACTTTACATAATCTTAATAAAGAAGATATGAAAATAGCACTAAAAGAAATAATGCGTGTTACAAAAAAAGATGCTTTTATAACATTAGATGCGTATAGAGATGATGAAGAAAAAAGAAGAATGGAAGCTTGGAATTTGACTGCATTAACTATGATGCATACAGATGAATGGAAAGAATTTTTTAAAGAAGCTGGTTATAGTGGTGATTACTACTGGTTTATCCCATAA
- a CDS encoding SIS domain-containing protein yields MSLKDFVFEYIDNLKNLLDGIDYNVISDIIKLLETTKINQSKIYVIGNGGSASTASHMVNDLGAGLRRRDIINLDIVSLADNTPVCTAIANDIGYDNIFYMQLKGLLKKDDVIIAISCSGNSANIIKAVDYAKEIGSKIIGVTGFDGGYLKKISDVNFHVQTKSNEYGLVEDMHMILDHIIYSYYIKSYNKSE; encoded by the coding sequence ATGAGTTTAAAAGATTTTGTTTTTGAGTACATTGATAACTTAAAGAACTTACTTGATGGTATTGACTATAATGTTATATCAGATATTATTAAGCTTTTGGAAACTACAAAAATAAATCAATCTAAGATATATGTAATAGGTAATGGTGGTAGTGCTTCAACCGCCTCTCATATGGTGAATGATTTAGGTGCTGGACTAAGAAGAAGAGATATAATAAATTTAGATATTGTAAGTTTGGCGGATAACACTCCAGTATGTACTGCAATCGCTAATGATATAGGATATGATAATATTTTTTATATGCAATTAAAAGGGCTATTAAAAAAAGATGATGTTATTATTGCAATATCGTGTAGTGGTAATTCAGCAAATATTATAAAAGCAGTAGATTATGCTAAAGAAATAGGTAGCAAGATTATTGGTGTAACTGGATTTGATGGAGGATATCTAAAAAAAATATCAGATGTTAATTTTCATGTGCAAACAAAATCAAATGAATATGGACTTGTTGAAGATATGCATATGATATTGGATCATATAATATACTCGTATTATATAAAAAGTTACAATAAAAGTGAGTGA
- a CDS encoding GDP-mannose 4,6-dehydratase: MKYLILGSNSFSGGSFIKYCLDHEKDASIFAVSRCDEYHSSLLAYKNHKLSSSVKFFKLDLNNDIDKIVEIIARERIDYIINFAAQGMVAQSWDEPLHWINTNVTAIVNLVHKIYKFDFIKKFVQISTPEVYGSCVNQQESMCFAPSSPYAASKASADLFLYSFYNTMQFPVNFTRAANVYGAYQQLYRIIPKTILSIKKNTKLHLQGGGKAVRSFIHIDDVSSATLKIAKDAKSGEIFHISDTKSISIYDLVNLICKEMDVRMSDFVEIVDDRKSQDSVYLMDNTKLINELGYTPKCKLKEGIREVIKWIDDNYDYLKDTPDYYIHKA, from the coding sequence ATGAAATATTTGATTTTAGGTAGCAATAGTTTTTCTGGTGGTTCATTTATAAAATATTGCTTAGACCATGAAAAGGATGCTTCAATTTTTGCAGTAAGTAGATGCGATGAGTACCATAGTTCTTTATTAGCTTATAAAAATCACAAGTTATCATCTAGTGTTAAGTTTTTTAAATTGGATTTAAATAATGATATAGATAAAATAGTTGAGATTATTGCTAGAGAGAGAATAGATTATATTATTAATTTTGCTGCACAAGGAATGGTAGCTCAAAGTTGGGATGAACCTTTGCATTGGATAAATACAAATGTTACTGCAATTGTTAATTTAGTTCATAAAATTTATAAATTTGATTTTATAAAAAAATTTGTTCAAATCTCTACTCCAGAAGTTTATGGTAGCTGTGTAAATCAACAAGAGTCTATGTGTTTTGCCCCATCATCACCTTATGCTGCGTCAAAGGCTAGTGCAGACTTATTTTTATATAGTTTTTATAATACGATGCAATTTCCAGTAAATTTTACAAGAGCAGCCAATGTTTATGGCGCGTATCAACAACTTTATAGGATTATTCCAAAGACTATTTTATCTATTAAAAAGAATACTAAATTACACCTACAAGGTGGTGGGAAGGCTGTAAGAAGTTTTATTCACATTGATGATGTAAGCTCTGCAACCCTTAAAATAGCAAAAGATGCAAAATCAGGTGAGATATTTCATATAAGTGATACAAAATCAATCTCAATATATGATTTAGTAAATCTTATTTGTAAAGAAATGGATGTAAGGATGTCAGATTTTGTTGAAATTGTAGATGATAGGAAAAGTCAAGATAGTGTGTATTTAATGGATAATACGAAATTGATTAATGAACTTGGGTATACACCAAAGTGTAAATTGAAAGAGGGCATTCGTGAAGTTATAAAATGGATTGATGACAATTATGATTATTTAAAAGATACACCAGATTACTATATACATAAAGCATAA